In Nocardia sp. NBC_01327, the genomic stretch TCGCGCGCGATATCGACCGGTTCCGTATCGCGCTGGGTGATGACAAGATCTCGTACACCGGAGTCTCGTACGGCACCTATGTGGGCGCGGTCTACGTCAGCCTGTTCCCGGATCACGCCGATCGAGTGCTGCTCAATAGCGTGGACCCGCCGGGCGGAGTGCGCGACGGTATCGAAAACAAGGGACTCGCAGTCGATCAGGCCTTCCCCTGGTTCGCACGGTGGGCCGCCGAGCGGGATGGCGACTATCACCTCGGCAGCACCGCGGACGAGGTCCGCAGTGCGACGCTCGCGGCGAGCCGCGCGCTGAACACGACACCGCTGACGGTCGGTGACCACACTCTCACCGGTAATGCGCTGCTGCTGGGCGTGCAGTCGCTTCTCGAACAGCCGCAGTACTTTCCGTTGATGGCCGGATTGATCAGCGGTGCGGCCGCGCGGAACCTGCCGGCAGCGGCGCTGTCCGGACTGCCTGTGGCGCGGGTGTTCCCGGACAATTTCGTGAGCAGTCAGGATGCGGTGCTCTGCGGTGATACCGCCTGGCCCACCGATCCGGCGCAGTACGCCGCCGCGGTGACCGACAATCTGCGGCGCTATCCGCTCACCGGTGGATCCCCCGCCGATATCTGGCCGTGCGCCTTCTGGTCGAAGCCGCTCGAGCCGCCGGTCGCGATCAGTTCGACCGGACCGGCAAAGGTATTGCTGGTCAACAACACCGGCGACCCGTCCACCACCTATGCCGGAGCGCAGGCGATGCGCAATGCCCTCGGTTCACGCTCGGCGTTGA encodes the following:
- a CDS encoding alpha/beta hydrolase — protein: MMRIGTGVRVVAALTGVLLVTAGCAATDGNKAQALEWGSCPPPAASTTTAPVVVDPGQQCAKITVPVDYSHPGADTLALTVSRLRTSKPGERLGDLIIGQGGPGEPGLDLPSEGLTTLPAAVRDHFDLYGLDYRGMANSSPIQCGIDESDRQALVGVPYPAPDGDISADIARAHRIAEACLQHGGTVLPHVTTANIARDIDRFRIALGDDKISYTGVSYGTYVGAVYVSLFPDHADRVLLNSVDPPGGVRDGIENKGLAVDQAFPWFARWAAERDGDYHLGSTADEVRSATLAASRALNTTPLTVGDHTLTGNALLLGVQSLLEQPQYFPLMAGLISGAAARNLPAAALSGLPVARVFPDNFVSSQDAVLCGDTAWPTDPAQYAAAVTDNLRRYPLTGGSPADIWPCAFWSKPLEPPVAISSTGPAKVLLVNNTGDPSTTYAGAQAMRNALGSRSALITVEGVGHGVPITGDCVGRTVENYFLTDALPPDTRCG